The genomic segment ATTTATGCCGCTGCTCAAAAACATATTGATCAAGGTATGAGCTTAACTTTATTTATGCGCTCAACTCTTCCTGAAAGTTTATACGAATGGAAAACAGACGCTTCCTCAAAACTGACAACTAGAGACTTGAACCGTCTGAGAAACTACGCTTGGACGAAAGGAATAAAATCACTTTACTATATCAGAACTTATACCGAAGATGACGAATTTACAATGGCAAATACTTGTGAATCCTGCATGATTTAATAGGAGGGAAATTATGTCTTACTTACATTACAAAGCAATCAACTGGAATGAAATCGAAGATCATTTAGATCATTCAACTTGGGAGAAATTAACGTCATTATTTTGGTTAGATACTCGAATCCCTGTTACAAATGAAAAATCACAGTGGGAAGATCTTCCAGAAAATGAAAGAGAAGCATTCATGAAATCGTTGGCTGGGCTAGCTTCAGCAGCTACGTTCCAATCAGAGAAAGGTTACCTAGTAATTAATGAAGGAAAACACACTCAGCAGGAAGCCGCTATCTACAATAATATTCAATTTATTGAATCAGTTCATGCTAAAGCCTATAACACAATTCTTATAGGATTTAATGAATCAACAGAAGTTGATGGTGTCTTAACTTGGGCTGATAACAATGCAGAACTTCAATACAGATTAGATCGTATTCTTGAAGTTTATAAAACAGGAAGTATACTTCAAAAACGAGCAGCAAACTTAATCTTGGAAGGAGTCCTAACCTATAGTGGTCTCTTTACTCCATTGCTTTACTGGACACAGAAGAAATTCACTAACGTTGCTGAAATTATTAAGTTGGTCCTCACGAATGAATCTTTACATTGCTTCTATATTAGTCACAAATTTCAACTAGGTTTTTCTGAATTATCACAGGAAGAACAAGCAGAATTGAGAGATTGGACTTTTGATTTGTTTGTTGATCTAGTAAAAAATGAATTAACTTATATAGAACACATTTACTATGGAACTGATTGGCTTGAGGAAGTTAAAGTCTTTGTTCATCAACAGGCTAATAAAGCACTTATAAGTTTGGGATTCGACCCTTTGTACCCTGAAACAGGTGCAAGTAATTCCCATATTGATTCCATCAACGTTATTTTAACTAAAGTAACTCATCATGAAGTCGGTAGACAATCAGGTATCAGCTTCCAATTTGATAAAGAAGATACCATGAATGAAGAAGACTATAACTTTTAACAAATAAATCCGGAATTTCATTTTAAGGAGGAAAAAATTATGACTTCAAAACATAAAGTAATCAATTGGAATAAAATTGAAGATGAGTTAGACGATTATGTTTGGGATAAGGCAACCTCACAATTCTGGCTAGATACTCGTGTTCCTATTTCAAACGACTTAGCAGACTGGCGAGAACTTTCATCTATTGAACAAGAAGTTATTAAAAAGGTCGTTGGAGGTCTAGCATTGCTAGATACATTACAATCTGAAAAAGGTGTTAACGCTATGCGGGAGGACGTTCGTACTCATAAAGAAGCTGCTATTCTGAATAATTTTTTGTTTATGGAAACCATCCATGCGAAGAGTTATGGAACGATTCTAACTTCTTTGAACAGTATCAAAAGCATCAATGAGATTTATGATTGGATGAATAATGATGAACGAATGCAATACAAAGCAAAACGGATTAATGACATCTATCAAACTGGTAATGGTTTGCAAAAGAAGATTGCAAGTATCTTTTTAGAAGGTATTTTATACTACAGTAACTTCTTCGCCCCCTTATGGTACCGTGGCAGTAATAAACTGGCTAATCTAGCTGAGCTTATTAAATTGATTATCCGTGATGAATCAGTACATGGTACTTACTTAGGGTATAAATTCCAATTAACTTACAATGAGTTACCTGAAGAAGAGCAAAAGAAATTGCTGGATTGGATGTACCCTTTGTTGGAAGATCTGATGGAAAATGAGTTGGCCTACACTGAAGAAATCTATAGTCCCATAGGTATAGCTGAAGATGTTAAAACTTTTGTTCGTTACAATGCTAATAAATCATTGCAAAATATGGGGTTCCAAGCTTATTATAAAAATGCTGATTTAGGCGATGTTAACCCTATTGTGATGAATGGTATTTCAATTGAAACATCGAACCATGACTTCTTCTCACAAGTTGGAGCTGGATATCTTATGGGCGATGCTGAATCAATGGTAGATGAAGACTACGATTTTTAATACAAAAAGAAGAACCGTGCTTGTAATAGACGGTTCTTCTTTATTTTTGCTCTAACTAGTTGCATCCATATTAAATTGTCTTGGTCATGATCAAATCAGTTTGCTCATCATCACCCATGAAGAACGAATGTGAACTAATATGAATAAACCCCTTCTTTTTATAAAAGGAAAGAGCACTTAGATTTTCTTCCCAAACGCCTAACCAAATCACTTCTTTATTCTTTTCTTTTGCAAATTGTTCAGCTTTTTCTATCAAAACCGTTCCATACCCTTTTCTTTTACGGTTACTTCGAATGTAGATTCTTTCGATTTCTACAGCATTTTCAGCGATGTCTTCTGTTTGTGCATCACCTATGTTTAATTTTAAGTAACCGGCTATTTCTTCGTTATCTAGTAGAAAGAAAAAAGCAGAATTTTTGTTTGTGAGTTCTTTTTTGAGTTGTGTACTGTTATAGGCTTTTTCCAAATAATTTTTTAAGTCTTCCTCAGTGTTTTGATCCTTAAAGGTATCCGTAAACAGTTCTATGCTGATTTTTTGAAGTAATTCTAAATCTTCTAAGGTGCATTTTTTCAATTCCATAGTAATGATCTCCTTTAGTAATTTCGTCTATTCTCATTCGCTTCCTTTTAACGTTCTTAACAACTCTTATTATATGTTATTTTATTGCATTTAAGATAAAACGTCACTTTAACTGACCAATTGTTTTGCTATCCAATATGACGATTCATCAGAATTGTAAAAAATTATTGTTAAAAAGAAATCAAACTCTACTCTCTATAGGCAGATTATTTCATAAAAATACAAATAAGTGGTATGGTGCTTCTTGGAACAAATACTTATTATTGGGGGCCATTTTTTTGAAAATTATTGTCGTAGGAACATCACATGCTGGCTATGAAGCCATTCAAACATTATTGAAGGAACAGCCAGATGCTGAATTGCATTTGTATGAACGCGGAGATACCGCATCATTCTTATCTTGTGGAATTCAAAGTTACTTAGAAGGCATTGCCGAATCTTTAGATAGTTTACATTATGCAACAGAGGGTTCGTATATCGAACAAAATGTAAATGTTCATATGAATAGTGACGTTGTTGGGATTAACCCCAAAGCTAAAACCATTACTGTTAAAACAACTGACGGAGAAACTGAAGAAAGCTATGATAAATTGATTCTTTCTCCTGGTGCAGCGCCTGTAAAAATTCCAATTCCTGGTGCTGACTTAGATAATATCTTCTATGTACGTGGCCGTAATTGGGCTGAAAAAGTTAAAACACGTATGGGTCAATCGAAAAAAGCGGTTGTTGTCGGTGGAGGTTACATCGGTATTGAAGTAGCTGAAGCATTTGCTAAAGTAGGTATTAAGACAACGGTTATTGATTCTTTAGACCGCGTATTGAATACGTACCTAGATAAAGAATTTGTTGATGTATTGAACGAAAATATGGATCAAAATGGATTGACTGTTCGCACAAGCGAAATGGTTAAAGAAGTTGTTGGCGAAAACGGAACCGTTAAAAAAGTTGTAACAGATAAAGGTGAATACGAAGCAGACACTGTAATTATGGCTGTTGGTGTTCGTCCAAATACGAAATGGCTTCAAGGGATCGTTGAATTAAACCCAGACGGTACAGTCGTTATTGACGACTACCTAGAAACCTCTGAAAAAGATATTTTTGCAATGGGAGATGCTACAAAAATTCCCTTTGCGCCAAATCATGGTTCAAAACTAATTGCTTTAGCATCTAATGCTCGTCGTCAAGGAGTGATTGCGGCTAAAAACATTTTAGAGAAAAAAGTAAAGATGCCTGAAGTATCTGGGACATCTGGTTTAACATTATTCGACTACAAATTAGCTTCTACAGGTGTGAAAGATATCGATCAAGACTCCATTGATGCTGAAGTAGCTAGCACATTCGTAGTAGAAAATATTCGTCCTACTTTTATTGATGACGAAAAAGTCATGATGAAAATTCACTTTGAAAAAGACAGTCATCGTATTGTTGGTGCTCAATTGATGTCAACCTATGACGTTACAGCTTCTATCAATGTACTATCGGTAGCTATCTCTTCAGGTTGGACGTTAGAAAAATTAGCCTTTGCTGATTTCTTCTTCCAACCAGGATTCAACCGTCCATGGAACTACCTAAATGTTCTTGCTCAAAAAGCTTTAGATGATAACTTTGATAGTGAAAAATTATAGTACTTTTTCATACAAACGATAAATAAAAAAGTTGCTAAATTTAAAAAACTAATACAATAAAAACAGCTTCACAGTAGGGAAAATTCCTATTGTGAAGCTGTTTTTATGCTTCTAAAGCTGAAGTTTTATACACGCTTTTCAGCTAGATGATGTCTCAGCTTCTTCGTACAGTTTTAAATTTTATCTATTATTTAGAGTTTTTGTCGATGAATGCTACGAATGCATCTGCAACAGTTTGTAAGAATTCAATTGATCCTGGAACTACTTGTCCGTCTTCACCAATTGTTTTAGATGCATCAATATAAAGTTCTGGTTGAGCCATAACTGGGCTGTCACCGAATACTAGTGATTGACGAATTTGGTGGTTAGCTAATACACCAGAAATACCTGCTGGAGATACTGAACCAACGAGAACTGGTTTTCCTGGCCATACACTTTCGCCCCATGGACGAGAACCAACATCAATAGCATTTTTCAATGAAGCTGGCATACCACGGTTGTATTCTGGAGTTATGAATACATATGCGTCTTGTTCTTTCATTTCTTTACGGAAACGAGTGTAACTTTCTGGAGCATTTTCTTCTAAATCTTCATTGTAAACTGGTAAGTCGCCAATTTCAATAAATGTTACAGTAGCATCAGCTGGGAATAACTCAGCTAATTTTTTTGCTACAATTTTATTTAAAGAATCTTTACGTAAACTTCCTACTAAAATCCCAATATTTTTTGACATGAATAATTACCTCCAAATGATTTATTTTATTTTTCCTTATAAATACATCCTACACCCTACACTTACTTTTTACAAGTAAAAAACTAAAATACTTTTACTTCTATATGAATTTCACATTTTTTACCTTATAGTCCCGGAATCGGCTCTACTAATAATGCCTGATGATAAGCATCGTAATAAGTGACTTGCTTCGTTACTAAATCACTTGTCCAAACTGGCACGCCAGCTGCTCCAGCTAGTTCACAAAATTTTTCAAAATCAAACTCTCCTGATTGTGCTCTTTTAACAGCCGATTTGATAGCTTTAGAGTCACTTTGATCAGAAACTACTTTTGGGACCCCATTCAATTTTAAGTCGACAGAATTATCCTCATCAAAATATCGATACGTCCCTTCAGCAACCAAATAATCGTATCGCTTCACACCTAATTTCTGTAGTTCGTGCATTAACTGAGCGAATTCGCCAGCATTCTTTTCTGCATTTATTACTTTTTCAATCTCTTGGTAATTTAGACTCATTTAAATCAGCTCCTTTTTATATTCGTTAGTATGTTAATCTTCATTTGTTTCTTTCAACTTAAGTTTAACCTTTGCTTGATAATCTGTGCCCCAGTCTTTCATTGCATCTAAAATGGGCTTTAAACTATCTCCTAATTCTGTCAATGTATATTCAACGCGTGGCGGAACTTCTGCAAAAATTTCGCGGTCAACTAACCCATCTTCTTCCATAGAACGCAAATGTGACGTCAATACTTTTGGTGAAACAGTACCAATCGATTTTCTTAATTCTCCAAACCGTTTAGTCCCATCTAGTAGTTCTCTTAATATCAACACTTTCCAACGATCGTTTATCACCAAAAGTGTCGTCTCTACTGGGCAAGCCGATAATTTATCTCGCATTAAAAACCTCGTCCTCTCGCAATAGTTACTTTTTTGTTACTAAGTAACTTAAAAGTACTTACTTTACATTAGTTACTTAGACTCCTATCATAGTGTTAGAACTTGAAAAAAACAAGCTTTTATAAACTAAATCTCACGAATAGAAAGGTTGATACAAGATGAACTATTTGTTAACAGGAGCAACTGGAGAATTAGGAACTTATGCCTTACATTACTTGAAAGAACAAGTTGATTTAACTGATATTGTGGCTCTGGCAAGAACTGAAGAAAAAGCTGCTAAACTTCGTGAACAAGGGATTGAAGTACGGATTGCTGACTTTAGTGACTATACTAGTTTAGTTAAAGCTTTCAACGGTGTCGATCGCATGCTCTTTGTTTCCTCACAACCAGGTGGAGTGGTTTCACGCGATGAACAACACAAAAATGTCGTCAATGCTGCTATAGAAACCGGTGTCTCATTTATCGCTTATACCAGTTTTCCTAAAGGCGCTACCTCAAACAGCCCATTAGCCCAAGATCATATCCTCACTGAAAAATTAATTTCTGAATCTCACATTTCTCACACTTTTTTACGCAACAATTGGTATTTGGAAAATGAAGCAGACACGCTCAATGCAGCAGTAGCAGGCCATGCATTTACGTACTCTGCTGAAAACGGAAAAACGGGTTGGGCATTAAAACGTGAATTTGCTGAGGCTGCTATCAATGTGTTAACGGAAAAATCAGCTGCACCAGAAATACTTGAATTATCAGGTACTCCAATTACTTATGCAGAACTAGCTGAAGCTCTTAAAACTGCTAGTGGTAAAGAATTTGAAGTTGTTGCAATGAATGATGAAGATTATCAAGCTGCATTAATCAGCAACGGTGTTCCTGAGGCAGCAGTGAGTTTCATTTTAATGATTCAAAATGATATTCGTAACGGTGAATTAAATGTAACATCGGAGGATTTTGAAAAAGCATTAGGCAAATCCTTAACTCCACTTGTTGATGCTTTAAAAGAATTTTTGAAAAAATAACTATAAGTAGAATTTAATCGTTTGTTATAAAGAAATATGCCCTAAAAGTTAGATTTAGTACTCTAACTTTTAGGGCATATTTCATTTTAGGGCAACTTTTTCTTTTACTATTTATTTCTTAAGCTAACTATATATCTTCTGCAACGGATTCACTCAATACCATTCTCTTCGTTTATTGGCGGCTCGACTAAAGATTGTTTTCAGCTCTTTATCATCATTCTCTTCTAGCGTGTATTTCAAAGCATCCAATTCAATTTCGAAGTGTTCAATCGATTTCAACAAGGCTGTTCGGTTATTTAAAAATAATTCACTCCATAAATCAGCATTTATATCAGCGATCCTTGTGAGCTCTTGAAAACTATTTCCAGCAAACATCAGTGTTTCTTCTGAAGCTTGCGTACTATTTACGACCGCTACAGACAAAACATGCATCAATTGACTGACATAAGCGATTTGTTCATCATGTTTTTCAGGAGAAACTCGCGTTACTTGATTAAATCCAATCTCTTTATAAAGCTTTTCAATAAGTTTTAAAGAAGATTCTTTATTTCTAGAGATAGGAGTGAGCAAAGCATTGGCTCCTATAAATCGCGTATGATCGGCTCCAATGATTCCTTTTTTTTCACTGCCGCGCATGGGATGTGCAAATACAAAGTCGACTGTTGAAGGAAGAACTTTAGACATTTGTTTTATAATCGCTGTTTTAACGCCTGTTACATCTGTTAGAATGGCACCTTCTTTTAGGACACTTTTGTGCTGCTCGACAAATGGCGCAATTTGATTTGGATAAAGAGAAATTATAATGATATCCATCTCCGGTAAAATATCGCCGGCTTCCACAAACCCCTTTTGAATCATTCCCTGTTCTACAGCAATTCTTACTGTTGATTCGTTGATATCTATCCCATAAATATTTTTGTATCCAGCTGCTTGAAGGCCCATGGCAAAAGAGCCTCCAATGGCTCCTAACCCAACAATTGCAATATTCATCGTTCCCCACCTTTATTCCTGACTTCTTTTAATGCTTGGATTGCCAATAAGTAACCTGTTGCTCCAAAACCTGAAATTTGTCCAATACAAGCTGGTGCTATAACAGACTCTTTACGAAAAGATTCACGGGCATGAATCGCACTTAAATGCACTTCAACAGTTGGTATCATTATTGACTTCACTGCATCGTGAATGGCATAACTGTAATGGGTATACGCTGCCGGATTGAGGACGATCCCATCTGCCTTATCCATATGGGCTTGTTGAATCCGGTCGATCAATTCCCCTTCAGAATTGCTTTGAAAAAAAGAACAGTCTACTTCTTGTGTTTCAGCATATTTTTGAATCTTACTTTCAATCTCTTCCAACGTTTGTGTTCCATAAATTTCGGGTTCACGAGTCCCTAAGAAATTTAAATTTGGGCCATTAATAATAACGATTTTCATATTATCTTCTCCTTTATGCGCAATGATTTCTGGTAAATGATGCTTAATCTCATTCAATACATCTTCCAAATCGGATCGATTCTCCACTCGAAAATCAGCTGCTTTTTGATACAAACTAAACCGCTCTTCATGTAATTGGTATAGCTTGTTATTACCTTCTTTTAATAAAGGCCGATGTGCAATTTCGATATCTTTGATAATGTGTTCAACAGGCCGATCGATAAAAATAACCCAGCCTGTTTTTCTTAATGCCTCAATGTTTTCTGGATTGAGAACGACTCCGCCACCACACGAAATAACAGCATACGTTTCTTTTGCAGCTAGCTCTGCACAAGCCTCGGTCTCTATTGCTCGAAAATACGCTTCACTCACTTCAAACAATTCTGGAATAGACTGATTCGTTAGTTGTTCAATAAAAAGATCCATATCTCTAAATGGCAAGTCTAATTGTTGACTTAGTAGTTTTCCAACACTACTTTTCCCGCTTCCTGTCATCCCAATCAATACAATATTTGTTTTCATAAGCTTTCACCGTGTCGTTTCTTCCATTCAGAGATCAACTCTTTTGTAACTTGCTCGTCAATCGAACACTTTTCCCAAATTTCAACTGCTCGAACGGCTTGTCCTACTAACATATCTAATCCATTAGCCGTTTGCTTGTTGTTTTCACGTCCCAATTTTAAAAAAGTGGTTTCACTAGGGTTATAGATTAGGTCGATCAAATAATCAAATCGCTGAATAGAGGTCTCACTTAATGGAGTTTCATTGACATTAGGGTACATCCCGACTGGTGAAGTATTAATCAGAAAATCTCCCTTTAAATATTGTACATCTTCATAATTGGTATACTGCTTATTTTTTGTATCTTTAAATCGCTCAGGATTCCGAGACACAATATAAATCATTTGAATACCGTGATCCATTAAATACGCTTCAACTGTTTTGGATGCTCCTCCTGATCCTAAAATAACGGCTATCTTTCCGTTTACATCCCAGTTTCTACGGCTCAAAACCAAACCAAAACCACTATAATCCGTGTTATGACCGATTAACTTCCCATTTACATTTTCAATTGTGTTTACTGCTCCCAATTTTTTTGCAAATGGACCGATTTCGTCTAAATAAGGTATAACGGCTTCTTTATAAGGAATCGTAACGTTTACCCCTTTGATAGATAACGTCCGAACGCCATCCATAGCTTGTTTCAACTGTGTTGGCGGAAATGCAAAGAGCTTATAGGCAGCGTCTAATCCTATTTTTTGATAAATCAACTTATGGAGGCTTGGAGAATGACTATGTACAAGCGATTCTCCGAATAATCCGTAAAAGTTCATGTGGCACCTCTTCCAATCCTTTGATAATGTTTTGAAGTATAGACAAAAGAAACTTAAAGTTCAATAAAAAAATTAACGAACAATTATTTCAATTGGCTCTAATTCGTTTGGCACCAGTTGTTCAGACTACTTTTATTATTATTTTCAGAAATTAGTTTTTAGTTTTTTGTTGACAATGAATTTTTTAATTGCTAGTATTGGACTCACAGTTGGGAAACAGCTGATAATGATCAATTGAGGAGAGACCACCATGAACTTACAATCACAACTTCAAACTGCAATGGACTCACAATTGAATAATTATTACTTTAGCTTCTTTATGAGAAAATCTATAGAGGCTAAAGACTTTTAAGCTGCTAACAACAGTTGCCCTATAGATTTTGAAAGAAATCGAAGGGGCAACGAACTAATCCGATATCATATTATTAGTGAACTTACCTAACGCTACATTCGATAATCTTTCAATAGACTATCGGGTGTGGCGTTTTTTCGTTTTTCAATAACTTTAGTGGAGGAAAATAGATGATCATTCATACGTTAGGACCAAGCAGCACGGATAGTTACACAGTCGCAGAATCTTTATTACAATCAGAAGACGATGGTATTGTAGGCTATCCATCTTTTGACAGCTTATTACACAATATTCATCAGTTAACCGAACAATACGTATTGTTTCCTGTAGCTTTTAAAAGTGCCCGAAAAGATTATGGGTGGAAAGAATTTAATTATGATTACTGGGATAAAGTTGAACTGGTAGACGTCTTCCAGCGAAAAACCAAGCCTATGGTTCTCATTAAAAATAGCATTTATGCAGAAAACCGAGCGATGATTCATCCAGCCACCACTATTTTTTTGAAAAAATATTTAATCAAAAAAAACGAAGATACAGTAATTGAATTTTCAGACAGTAAATTTAAAGCTTGGTCAGCCTTTTGTAAAAAAAATCTGAAGTATACGATTATTAGCGAGGATGTGTTTGAAAAAGAAAAGATGCCGGGTTACACAATTGAAGAACGTTATGAACCAGTAATGGTGTGGTGTTTGTACAAAATAAATTAAACAATATAGAGGAGAATGACTATGATAATCGTCTTAAAGCAAGGAATTAAAGCAAATGAGGTTAAAGAATTAGCTACTAAATTAGAATCTCAAGGAGTTGCCGTGAGTCATTTCACCGATATCAAGCGCGATTTTCTAGGTCTGATTGGCGATACTAGTGGAATCGATGAACGCCAAATGCAAGCAATTCCGGAAGTAGAGCAAGTTATTCGAGTAGAAGATCCTTACAAAAGAGCGAATAGAAAATTTCATCCTGATAATTCTATCATCAGAATTGGTGACGAAACAATCGGTGGCACTAAATTAGGGATCATCGCGGGACCTTGTTCTGTTGAAAGTGAAGAACAAATTGTGACTATTGCAAAACAACTTAAACAAGCTGGCGCGAACTTCTTACGCGGAGGTGCATTCAAGCCAAGAACTTCTCCATACAGTTTTCAAGGACTTGAATTAGAAGGATTGAAAATGCTTCAAGTTGCTAAAGCTGAAACAGGTATGCCCATCGTGACTGAATTGATGTCGACAAAATGGGTCGATCAATTTGTTGATTCGGTAGACATCATTCAAATTGGTGCACGCAACATGCAAAACTTTGATTTACTCAAAGAAGTTGGACGAACGAATACACCCGTTCTTTTAAAACGTGGTTTATCTGCAACCTACAAAGAATGGTTGATGTCAGCTGAGTACATCATGGCTGGAGGAAATGAAAATGTTATTTTATGCGAACGTGGCATTCGGACATTTGAAACAGAAACCCGCAATACACTAGATATCCAAGCCGTTCCTGTCATTAAAGAGCTTTCTCACTTGCCAATCATCATCGATCCGAGCCATGCTGGAGGAATGTCTTACTTGGTTGAAGCAGGTGCTAAATCAGGTATCGTTGCCGGAGCAGATGGCTTAATGATTGAGGTTCACAATGATCCAGCTAACGCTTGGAGCGATGGCGAACAATGTTTGACACCAGATGAATTCGCTAGATTGATGGAAA from the Carnobacterium inhibens subsp. inhibens DSM 13024 genome contains:
- a CDS encoding SDR family oxidoreductase, which translates into the protein MNYLLTGATGELGTYALHYLKEQVDLTDIVALARTEEKAAKLREQGIEVRIADFSDYTSLVKAFNGVDRMLFVSSQPGGVVSRDEQHKNVVNAAIETGVSFIAYTSFPKGATSNSPLAQDHILTEKLISESHISHTFLRNNWYLENEADTLNAAVAGHAFTYSAENGKTGWALKREFAEAAINVLTEKSAAPEILELSGTPITYAELAEALKTASGKEFEVVAMNDEDYQAALISNGVPEAAVSFILMIQNDIRNGELNVTSEDFEKALGKSLTPLVDALKEFLKK
- the aroE gene encoding shikimate dehydrogenase; the encoded protein is MNFYGLFGESLVHSHSPSLHKLIYQKIGLDAAYKLFAFPPTQLKQAMDGVRTLSIKGVNVTIPYKEAVIPYLDEIGPFAKKLGAVNTIENVNGKLIGHNTDYSGFGLVLSRRNWDVNGKIAVILGSGGASKTVEAYLMDHGIQMIYIVSRNPERFKDTKNKQYTNYEDVQYLKGDFLINTSPVGMYPNVNETPLSETSIQRFDYLIDLIYNPSETTFLKLGRENNKQTANGLDMLVGQAVRAVEIWEKCSIDEQVTKELISEWKKRHGESL
- a CDS encoding FAD-dependent oxidoreductase, whose product is MKIIVVGTSHAGYEAIQTLLKEQPDAELHLYERGDTASFLSCGIQSYLEGIAESLDSLHYATEGSYIEQNVNVHMNSDVVGINPKAKTITVKTTDGETEESYDKLILSPGAAPVKIPIPGADLDNIFYVRGRNWAEKVKTRMGQSKKAVVVGGGYIGIEVAEAFAKVGIKTTVIDSLDRVLNTYLDKEFVDVLNENMDQNGLTVRTSEMVKEVVGENGTVKKVVTDKGEYEADTVIMAVGVRPNTKWLQGIVELNPDGTVVIDDYLETSEKDIFAMGDATKIPFAPNHGSKLIALASNARRQGVIAAKNILEKKVKMPEVSGTSGLTLFDYKLASTGVKDIDQDSIDAEVASTFVVENIRPTFIDDEKVMMKIHFEKDSHRIVGAQLMSTYDVTASINVLSVAISSGWTLEKLAFADFFFQPGFNRPWNYLNVLAQKALDDNFDSEKL
- a CDS encoding DUF1398 family protein — encoded protein: MSLNYQEIEKVINAEKNAGEFAQLMHELQKLGVKRYDYLVAEGTYRYFDEDNSVDLKLNGVPKVVSDQSDSKAIKSAVKRAQSGEFDFEKFCELAGAAGVPVWTSDLVTKQVTYYDAYHQALLVEPIPGL
- a CDS encoding ribonucleotide-diphosphate reductase subunit beta yields the protein MSYLHYKAINWNEIEDHLDHSTWEKLTSLFWLDTRIPVTNEKSQWEDLPENEREAFMKSLAGLASAATFQSEKGYLVINEGKHTQQEAAIYNNIQFIESVHAKAYNTILIGFNESTEVDGVLTWADNNAELQYRLDRILEVYKTGSILQKRAANLILEGVLTYSGLFTPLLYWTQKKFTNVAEIIKLVLTNESLHCFYISHKFQLGFSELSQEEQAELRDWTFDLFVDLVKNELTYIEHIYYGTDWLEEVKVFVHQQANKALISLGFDPLYPETGASNSHIDSINVILTKVTHHEVGRQSGISFQFDKEDTMNEEDYNF
- the aroQ gene encoding type II 3-dehydroquinate dehydratase, whose product is MKTNIVLIGMTGSGKSSVGKLLSQQLDLPFRDMDLFIEQLTNQSIPELFEVSEAYFRAIETEACAELAAKETYAVISCGGGVVLNPENIEALRKTGWVIFIDRPVEHIIKDIEIAHRPLLKEGNNKLYQLHEERFSLYQKAADFRVENRSDLEDVLNEIKHHLPEIIAHKGEDNMKIVIINGPNLNFLGTREPEIYGTQTLEEIESKIQKYAETQEVDCSFFQSNSEGELIDRIQQAHMDKADGIVLNPAAYTHYSYAIHDAVKSIMIPTVEVHLSAIHARESFRKESVIAPACIGQISGFGATGYLLAIQALKEVRNKGGER
- the aroF gene encoding 3-deoxy-7-phosphoheptulonate synthase — protein: MIIVLKQGIKANEVKELATKLESQGVAVSHFTDIKRDFLGLIGDTSGIDERQMQAIPEVEQVIRVEDPYKRANRKFHPDNSIIRIGDETIGGTKLGIIAGPCSVESEEQIVTIAKQLKQAGANFLRGGAFKPRTSPYSFQGLELEGLKMLQVAKAETGMPIVTELMSTKWVDQFVDSVDIIQIGARNMQNFDLLKEVGRTNTPVLLKRGLSATYKEWLMSAEYIMAGGNENVILCERGIRTFETETRNTLDIQAVPVIKELSHLPIIIDPSHAGGMSYLVEAGAKSGIVAGADGLMIEVHNDPANAWSDGEQCLTPDEFARLMEKARKLADFEGRSINEAATILTK
- a CDS encoding NADPH-dependent FMN reductase; translation: MSKNIGILVGSLRKDSLNKIVAKKLAELFPADATVTFIEIGDLPVYNEDLEENAPESYTRFRKEMKEQDAYVFITPEYNRGMPASLKNAIDVGSRPWGESVWPGKPVLVGSVSPAGISGVLANHQIRQSLVFGDSPVMAQPELYIDASKTIGEDGQVVPGSIEFLQTVADAFVAFIDKNSK
- a CDS encoding winged helix-turn-helix transcriptional regulator, producing the protein MRDKLSACPVETTLLVINDRWKVLILRELLDGTKRFGELRKSIGTVSPKVLTSHLRSMEEDGLVDREIFAEVPPRVEYTLTELGDSLKPILDAMKDWGTDYQAKVKLKLKETNED
- a CDS encoding GNAT family N-acetyltransferase, with the protein product MELKKCTLEDLELLQKISIELFTDTFKDQNTEEDLKNYLEKAYNSTQLKKELTNKNSAFFFLLDNEEIAGYLKLNIGDAQTEDIAENAVEIERIYIRSNRKRKGYGTVLIEKAEQFAKEKNKEVIWLGVWEENLSALSFYKKKGFIHISSHSFFMGDDEQTDLIMTKTI
- a CDS encoding prephenate dehydrogenase yields the protein MNIAIVGLGAIGGSFAMGLQAAGYKNIYGIDINESTVRIAVEQGMIQKGFVEAGDILPEMDIIIISLYPNQIAPFVEQHKSVLKEGAILTDVTGVKTAIIKQMSKVLPSTVDFVFAHPMRGSEKKGIIGADHTRFIGANALLTPISRNKESSLKLIEKLYKEIGFNQVTRVSPEKHDEQIAYVSQLMHVLSVAVVNSTQASEETLMFAGNSFQELTRIADINADLWSELFLNNRTALLKSIEHFEIELDALKYTLEENDDKELKTIFSRAANKRREWY
- the nrdF gene encoding class 1b ribonucleoside-diphosphate reductase subunit beta — its product is MTSKHKVINWNKIEDELDDYVWDKATSQFWLDTRVPISNDLADWRELSSIEQEVIKKVVGGLALLDTLQSEKGVNAMREDVRTHKEAAILNNFLFMETIHAKSYGTILTSLNSIKSINEIYDWMNNDERMQYKAKRINDIYQTGNGLQKKIASIFLEGILYYSNFFAPLWYRGSNKLANLAELIKLIIRDESVHGTYLGYKFQLTYNELPEEEQKKLLDWMYPLLEDLMENELAYTEEIYSPIGIAEDVKTFVRYNANKSLQNMGFQAYYKNADLGDVNPIVMNGISIETSNHDFFSQVGAGYLMGDAESMVDEDYDF